The following are encoded together in the Coregonus clupeaformis isolate EN_2021a chromosome 24, ASM2061545v1, whole genome shotgun sequence genome:
- the LOC121537816 gene encoding keratin, type II cytoskeletal cochleal, translated as MSISYRSSGSMSGGFSSGGGGGFSSGGGGGGSVRKSFSSFSSSAAPMGSSRMSSSSVRRSGASGGGGFGLGGGGGGFGLGSGGGGSSFSYMSSGGGMGGGGGGFGLGGGGGGGGFGMGGGGGGFGMGGGGGGYGMGGGGGGFAPITAVTVNTSLLAPLNLAIDPNIQTVRTHEKEQIKGLNNRFASFIDKVRFLEQQNKMLETKWSLLQDQTTTRSNIDAMFEAYIANLRRQLDGLGGEKVKLEGELMNMQHLVEDFKNKYEDEINKRASVENEFVLLKKDVDGAYMNKVELEARVDSLQDEINFLRAIYEAELNELQGQIKDTSVVVEMDNSRNLDMDSIVAEVRAQYEDIANRSRAEAESWYKQKFEEMQSSAGQHGEDLRNTKAEMAELNRMISRLQNEIENVKGQRANLENQIAEAEERGEMAVKDAKLRIRDLEEALQRAKQDMARQVREYQELMNVKLALDIEIATYRKLLEGEESRITGGGTGGGTATIHIQTSSSGGGGSGGGFGMGGGGGGFGYGGGSGMSMKSGGGGGGFGMSSGGGGGSGFGMSSGGGGGGSGFGMSSGGGGVSMSRSSTTSSSRRF; from the exons ATGAGCATCAGTTACAGGAGCAGTGGCAGCATGAGCGGAGGCTTCAGCTCCGGCGGAGGCGGAGGATTCAGCTCCGGTGGCGGTGGTGGCGGCAGTGTGAGGAAGAGCTTCTCCAGCTTCTCCTCTTCAGCAGCCCCCATGGGCTCCAGCCGTATGAGCAGCTCGTCTGTTAGACGCTCTGGAGCCAGCGGTGGTGGCGGCTTCGGCCTGGGCGGTGGTGGAGGAGGCTTCGGCCTGGGCAGTGGTGGAGGAGGCTCCAGCTTCAGCTACATGAGCAGTGGTGGAGGCATGGGCGGTGGCGGTGGAGGCTTCGGTCTGGGCGGCGGCGGTGGCGGTGGAGGCTTCGGCATGGGCGGTGGCGGTGGAGGCTTCGGCATGGGCGGTGGCGGTGGAGGCTACGGCATGGGTGGCGGTGGCGGCGGCTTCGCCCCTATCACAGCTGTCACAGTCAACACAagcctgctagcccccctcaaCCTGGCGATTGACCCCAACATCCAGACCGTCCGTACCCATGAGAAAGAACAGATCAAGGGCCTCAACAACCGCTTCGCCTCCTTCATTGATAAG GTACGCTTCCTGGAACAGCAGAACAAGATGCTGGAGACCAAGTGGAGCCTCCTGCAGGACCAGACCACCACCCGCTCCAACATCGATGCCATGTTCGAGGCCTACATCGCCAACCTGCGCAGACAGCTGGATGGCCTGGGAGGAGAGAAGGTCAAGCTGGAAGGAGAGCTGATGAACATGCAGCATCTGGTGGAGGACTTTAAGAACAA ATACGAAGATGAAATCAACAAGCGTGCCTCAGTGGAGAACGAGTTTGTCCTCCTCAAGAAGGATGTTGATGGTGCCTACATGAACAAGGTTGAGCTGGAGGCCAGGGTCGACTCCCTTCAGGATGAGATCAACTTCCTCAGGGCCATCTATGAAGCG GAGCTGAATGAGCTGCAGGGCCAGATCAAGGACACCTCAGTGGTGGTGGAGATGGACAACAGCCGTAACCTGGACATGGACTCCATCGTGGCTGAAGTGCGCGCCCAGTATGAGGACATCGCCAACCGCAGCAGAGCCGAGGCCGAGTCATGGTACAAGCAGAAG TTTGAGGAGATGCAGTCCTCTGCAGGACAACATGGTGAAGATCTGCGCAACACCAAGGCAGAGATGGCCGAGCTGAACCGCATGATCAGCCGTCTCCAAAACGAGATCGAAAACGTCAAAGGACAG CGTGCTAACCTGGAAAACCAGATCGCAGAGGCTGAGGAGCGTGGGGAGATGGCGGTGAAGGATGCCAAGCTCCGCATCAGGGATCTGGAGGAGGCCCTCCAGAGAGCCAAGCAGGACATGGCCCGGCAGGTACGCGAGTACCAGGAGCTGATGAACGTCAAACTTGCCCTGGACATTGAGATTGCCACCTACAGGAAACTactggaaggagaggagagcag GATTACCGGAGGTGGAACTGGAGGTGGAACTGCAACCATCCACATACAGACctccagcagcggcggtggtg GCTCCGGAGGTGGATTCGGCATGGGTGGAGGCGGCGGTGGCTTCGGATATGGCGGTGGCAGTGGCATGTCCATGAAAAGCGGCGGCGGCGGTGGCGGCTTCGGCATGAGCAGCGGCGGCGGCGGCGGCAGCGGCTTCGGCATGAGCAGCGGCGGCGGCGGCGGCGGCAGCGGCTTCGGCATGAGCAGCGGAGGCGGCGGTGTCTCCATGTCCCGTTCCTCCACGACCTCCTCATCCAGACGCTTCTAA
- the LOC121537818 gene encoding mitogen-activated protein kinase 14A-like isoform X2, which translates to MESPVKKGFLRLEIQKTTWEVPEQYTALKAVGSGAYGTVCSAIDQQTKEKVAIKKLYRPFQSLIHAKRAYRELRLLRHIQHDNVICLLNVFTPDFSLEKFQTFYMVMPFVAEDLGHIMKTRRLTDRIIVYLFYQLLRGLKDLKPGNLAVNENCELKILDFGLARHAESEMTGYVVTRWYRSPEIIFNWMHYSQSVDLWSAGCILAEMITGQVLFPGNDSIDQLMKILHVTGTPPSSLLQKMQSKDARSYVQGLPIQKKKNFKEVFPSLDVHAVDLLDSMLLLDPDTRMTAKEGLSHPYLSEFHDPESEPDSPPYDDSFESMELDVGEWSSLIHMEIMTFDPSNPSATAM; encoded by the exons ATGGAATCGCCCGTGAAGAAAGGTTTCCTTAGACTGGAGATACAGAAAACAACATGGGAGGTTCCGGAGCAATATACCGCACTGAAAGCCGTTGGCTCGGGCGCTTACGGGACAGTATG TTCTGCTATTGACCAGCAGACCAAGGAGAAGGTGGCCATTAAGAAGCTCTATCGTCCATTTCAATCCCTGATCCACGCTAAACGGGCCTACCGTGAACTACGACTGTTGCGCCacatccagcatgacaat GTCATCTGCCTCCTCAATGTCTTCACACCTGATTTCTCCCTGGAGAAATTCCAGACATT TTACATGGTAATGCCCTTCGTGGCTGAGGATCTCGGTCACATCATGAAGACGAGGAGATTGACTGATCGCATCATCGTTTACCTCTTCTATCAGCTTCTACGTGGCCTTAAG GACCTAAAACCTGGCAACCTCGCAGTGAACGAGAACTGTGAATTGAAG ATCCTGGACTTTGGTCTAGCGAGACATGCAGAGAGTGAGATGACGGGCTATGTGGTGACACGCTGGTACAGGTCACCAGAGATCATCTTCAACTGGATGCACTATAGCCAGTCAG tGGACTTGTGGTCAGCTGGCTGCATCTTGGCTGAGATGATCACAGGCCAGGTTCTGTTCCCAGGCAACGACA GCATTGACCAGTTGATGAAGATCCTCCACGTAACAGGAACACCACCGTCCTCCTTGCTGCAGAAGATGCAGAGCAAAGAT GCTCGTTCATATGTGCAGGGTCTCCCTATCCAAAAGAAGAAAAACTTTAAGGAAGTATTTCCCTCCTTGGATGTACATG CGGTGGATCTGCTGGACAGCATGCTGCTGCTGGACCCAGACACTAGGATGACAGCTAAAGAGGGCCTCTCACACCCCTACCTCTCTGAGTTCCATGATCCAGAATCTGAACCCGACTCCCCACCGTACGACGACTCCTTTGAAAGCATGGAGCTTGACGTGGGAGAGTGGAGTA GTCTGATCCACATGGAGATTATGACTTTTGACCCCAGCAACCCCAGTGCCACTGCAATGTAG
- the LOC121537818 gene encoding mitogen-activated protein kinase 14A-like isoform X1, with translation MESPVKKGFLRLEIQKTTWEVPEQYTALKAVGSGAYGTVCSAIDQQTKEKVAIKKLYRPFQSLIHAKRAYRELRLLRHIQHDNVICLLNVFTPDFSLEKFQTFYMVMPFVAEDLGHIMKTRRLTDRIIVYLFYQLLRGLKYIHSAGIIHRDLKPGNLAVNENCELKILDFGLARHAESEMTGYVVTRWYRSPEIIFNWMHYSQSVDLWSAGCILAEMITGQVLFPGNDSIDQLMKILHVTGTPPSSLLQKMQSKDARSYVQGLPIQKKKNFKEVFPSLDVHAVDLLDSMLLLDPDTRMTAKEGLSHPYLSEFHDPESEPDSPPYDDSFESMELDVGEWSSLIHMEIMTFDPSNPSATAM, from the exons ATGGAATCGCCCGTGAAGAAAGGTTTCCTTAGACTGGAGATACAGAAAACAACATGGGAGGTTCCGGAGCAATATACCGCACTGAAAGCCGTTGGCTCGGGCGCTTACGGGACAGTATG TTCTGCTATTGACCAGCAGACCAAGGAGAAGGTGGCCATTAAGAAGCTCTATCGTCCATTTCAATCCCTGATCCACGCTAAACGGGCCTACCGTGAACTACGACTGTTGCGCCacatccagcatgacaat GTCATCTGCCTCCTCAATGTCTTCACACCTGATTTCTCCCTGGAGAAATTCCAGACATT TTACATGGTAATGCCCTTCGTGGCTGAGGATCTCGGTCACATCATGAAGACGAGGAGATTGACTGATCGCATCATCGTTTACCTCTTCTATCAGCTTCTACGTGGCCTTAAG TATATCCATTCAGCAGGGATCATCCATCGG GACCTAAAACCTGGCAACCTCGCAGTGAACGAGAACTGTGAATTGAAG ATCCTGGACTTTGGTCTAGCGAGACATGCAGAGAGTGAGATGACGGGCTATGTGGTGACACGCTGGTACAGGTCACCAGAGATCATCTTCAACTGGATGCACTATAGCCAGTCAG tGGACTTGTGGTCAGCTGGCTGCATCTTGGCTGAGATGATCACAGGCCAGGTTCTGTTCCCAGGCAACGACA GCATTGACCAGTTGATGAAGATCCTCCACGTAACAGGAACACCACCGTCCTCCTTGCTGCAGAAGATGCAGAGCAAAGAT GCTCGTTCATATGTGCAGGGTCTCCCTATCCAAAAGAAGAAAAACTTTAAGGAAGTATTTCCCTCCTTGGATGTACATG CGGTGGATCTGCTGGACAGCATGCTGCTGCTGGACCCAGACACTAGGATGACAGCTAAAGAGGGCCTCTCACACCCCTACCTCTCTGAGTTCCATGATCCAGAATCTGAACCCGACTCCCCACCGTACGACGACTCCTTTGAAAGCATGGAGCTTGACGTGGGAGAGTGGAGTA GTCTGATCCACATGGAGATTATGACTTTTGACCCCAGCAACCCCAGTGCCACTGCAATGTAG